In Sulfuracidifex metallicus DSM 6482 = JCM 9184, a single window of DNA contains:
- a CDS encoding DUF790 family protein codes for MLQYELARFKVKGEEIIPLFARPDEDAAYHVMEIFKEGKKVSEIGEEIKMLSKVYDYKLVKGLATVMLRLCVLEGKKVSSFSPTELRRFLFSKGPVIDHEERERILREARRSSRLTL; via the coding sequence ATGCTACAGTATGAGCTTGCTAGGTTTAAGGTTAAGGGAGAGGAAATCATACCTCTCTTTGCCAGACCAGATGAGGACGCGGCATATCACGTTATGGAGATCTTCAAGGAAGGCAAAAAGGTTTCAGAGATAGGCGAAGAAATTAAGATGCTATCTAAGGTTTACGATTATAAGCTAGTTAAGGGATTAGCCACGGTGATGCTTAGGCTTTGCGTTTTAGAGGGGAAGAAGGTTTCTTCGTTTTCTCCTACGGAATTAAGGAGGTTTCTTTTCAGCAAGGGTCCTGTGATAGACCACGAGGAAAGGGAGAGGATCTTGAGGGAGGCTCGGAGAAGTTCAAGGTTGACCCTATAG
- a CDS encoding DEAD/DEAH box helicase family protein, protein MAYLRYSKGLLMSDIYAPQLEWNERAKCYIGYAKNYPLVLNYFQESEIEYKDDVLNLVPFPKVKEVESLRDYQRKAIEAWSKKGRGIVVLPTGAGKTMVGLAAISKTKISTLIVVPTVDLLYQWAKSVENVLGTKPGIIGNGEDDIRGITVITYDSAYTRAEGLGNKFGMLIFDEVHHLPSEGYSQIGLLFASPYRLGLTATPEREDGRHRVLPSLVGPVVFRMDVNQLKGKYVSDFEVKRIYVELKEEEVERYTELRKKMNSYLRKKRIKMSSLKDFRKLVYLASREKEGREALLAWQEALRLAVNSESKMNKLREILSNMINDKVIIFTRDTFMAYKISREFLIPAITYKTPKDEREDILKRFKEGEYKVIVTSSVLDEGVDVPDANVAIMMAGYGTRRQFLQRLGRILRKKEGKSALLIELVTKNTSDHGLSVRRRKNATV, encoded by the coding sequence GTGGCTTACTTAAGGTATTCCAAAGGACTTTTGATGTCAGATATCTACGCTCCTCAACTCGAATGGAACGAGAGGGCAAAATGCTATATCGGATATGCGAAGAACTATCCCCTCGTTTTAAATTACTTTCAGGAATCAGAGATTGAATATAAAGACGACGTTCTAAACCTAGTTCCGTTTCCTAAAGTTAAAGAAGTAGAGAGCCTGAGGGACTATCAAAGGAAGGCTATAGAGGCGTGGTCTAAGAAAGGTAGAGGAATAGTTGTACTCCCAACGGGAGCTGGGAAGACCATGGTAGGTCTTGCTGCTATTTCTAAGACCAAGATCTCCACTTTGATAGTGGTACCAACAGTGGATTTACTATATCAATGGGCTAAATCCGTGGAGAACGTTCTGGGAACAAAACCCGGAATAATAGGCAACGGGGAGGACGATATAAGGGGAATAACTGTCATCACCTATGACTCTGCTTATACTAGGGCTGAGGGCTTAGGCAACAAGTTCGGCATGTTGATATTTGACGAGGTTCATCATTTGCCTTCGGAGGGGTATTCACAGATAGGGCTTCTCTTTGCTTCACCTTATAGGTTAGGACTCACAGCAACTCCGGAAAGGGAAGACGGTAGACATAGGGTTCTCCCCTCCTTGGTCGGTCCAGTTGTATTCAGAATGGACGTTAATCAGCTTAAAGGAAAGTATGTTTCAGACTTCGAGGTTAAGAGAATATATGTAGAATTAAAAGAGGAAGAGGTAGAACGTTACACTGAACTCAGGAAAAAGATGAACTCCTACCTTAGGAAGAAAAGGATCAAGATGTCTAGCTTAAAGGATTTCAGGAAGCTAGTTTACTTAGCCTCAAGGGAGAAGGAAGGTAGGGAGGCATTGTTGGCATGGCAGGAAGCTTTGAGGCTTGCAGTCAACTCTGAAAGCAAAATGAACAAACTGAGGGAAATCCTAAGCAACATGATTAACGATAAGGTGATAATCTTTACCAGGGATACGTTCATGGCTTATAAAATATCTAGAGAATTTCTCATCCCTGCAATTACGTATAAGACCCCCAAGGACGAAAGGGAGGACATCCTCAAGAGATTCAAGGAAGGAGAATACAAAGTCATTGTTACCAGTAGCGTGCTAGATGAAGGAGTTGACGTACCCGACGCGAACGTGGCTATAATGATGGCTGGGTACGGAACCAGAAGACAGTTTTTGCAAAGACTAGGTAGAATACTTAGGAAGAAGGAAGGAAAGAGCGCTTTGCTTATAGAGTTGGTCACTAAAAACACGTCAGATCACGGATTGAGCGTTAGGAGGAGGAAAAATGCTACAGTATGA
- a CDS encoding prolyl oligopeptidase family serine peptidase yields the protein MKCLVLHGKNSSPEKIRWLTEPISKFAEVNAPYVEQEVEEIVLRFKDDRYECVAGHSRGGTAALILGSLMKAEYVIAVSSPTDRNMQLEYLSMFEEGTVQSRLYKDLSVLKNLDKTSPINYANQLVNSKVLLIYGEKDEIVPLDHGRKMCDMLKGNSCNFVIIPGMKHSPAGHQIGELSKVIEDFLVLRV from the coding sequence ATGAAATGTTTAGTTTTACATGGTAAAAACTCGTCTCCAGAGAAAATACGTTGGCTTACGGAACCCATTTCTAAGTTCGCTGAGGTAAATGCACCATACGTAGAGCAGGAGGTTGAAGAGATAGTCTTGCGTTTCAAGGACGATAGATATGAATGCGTAGCTGGGCATTCACGAGGTGGGACTGCAGCTCTCATCCTGGGGTCCTTGATGAAAGCAGAGTATGTCATAGCGGTTTCCTCTCCTACTGATAGGAATATGCAATTGGAATACCTTTCCATGTTTGAGGAAGGAACGGTACAAAGTCGTCTCTACAAGGATTTATCTGTACTTAAAAACCTAGACAAGACATCTCCAATAAATTACGCTAATCAATTAGTTAACTCTAAAGTATTGTTAATATATGGAGAAAAGGACGAGATCGTTCCTCTTGACCACGGAAGGAAAATGTGCGACATGTTGAAAGGAAACTCTTGTAATTTTGTCATAATACCAGGGATGAAGCACTCTCCTGCCGGACATCAGATAGGGGAGCTCTCAAAAGTCATAGAGGACTTTCTGGTATTACGGGTTTAG